The window CAGCAACTTATCAGAACATTCACAGCCGTTTGGAACCGCGGTAAGAAGCACTGGGATATCAAGATCAAAACGTTGGAGATGACGACGATCAGCCATAATGATAAATCTCCTTCTACCCTAACCTGGATAAACCGGAACCAAATATGATTTCAGCCGCAGACCCACATGGTCAAGGACGGACCACGAACAAAAAATCATTGCAAGTCTGTGTTTGTCTGTGTGGGTCCGTGGCTAATAAAGTTTTAACTATTTTGCGCGAAACTTCATCAGAATATGGTCTTGAAGATAGCTTAGAAAGGGAAGGATGTCAATCAGTCGAAAGTATGATTTTTATAAATTTTTTACCGCCCAGAGTGCCGCCTGCAGCCGGTTGGGAACTTCGATCTTCTTATATATCCGGTAGAGATGGCTTTTGACCGTATGACCGCTGATAAAGAGGCGCTCGGCAATATTTTCGTTGCTTTCACCGTCAGCAATCAGTTGCAGAACCTCCTGTTCCCTGCTGCTCAGCAGATTTCTCAAGGACGTACCGGGGCTACTACTGCTTGTTTGCCGAAATTCCTGCAGACAGGAGCTCATGGCCCAGCGGGAAATCCACATCTGCCCATCGGCAATCGCCTCCACTCCCTGGACCAGTTGTTCCAGGGGACAGTGTTCATGGAATACCCCCCAGATACCGCAAGTCAGCGCGTCCCGCTGAACATCCAGACCAACCGCGACATTAAAAAAAACCAGGCGGCAATGAGGATTGTCCTGAGAAGTGTAGCTTTCCATCCGGCTGAGAAGTTCCTCATGGGAAAGACCGGAACAATCCCACAGAACAATCAGCGGCTCCTGATGATCGTTTGCGGGCGGCAGGTGATGCTCGCTGTCACCCACCCGACAAACAAGGGAAGTTTTACTTGCCAGCAGCTCCACCATCAGCTCATTCTGCAGCTGCTGAGGCCCATAAACATAAACAAAAAGAGGGACACTCCCCATTTTTCAAATCACCCCCGCACCTCATCTTTGATTCGCTTCACGTGACCGCGACCCAGGCCTTTGACCTCACAACCCAGCTCGAAGTAGCGCTTGATCTGCTGATCGTCAAGCATGGTGAAGCAGTCAATCACCACCACCGGCCGGCCGGCCATTTCAACCACCGCATCCGGTGTCAACTGCAGATAATCCTGATGGCGGACGGCAAAGACCACCGCGTCCACCCCCTTGAGCGCCGCTGCCAGTTCTTTTTCCACCTGCAGATCTTCCAGCCGGTCCTGGTTGCGGAAAAAACGGCTCATGGAGAGTCCCGGAGCCGGGTAGGTTTCCTGTTTTTCCAACTCCCACCAGTGTTTGACATAAGGATCGTGCACCGAAACATCGGCGCCCATTTCCGTCAACTTGCGCACCAGAATTTCCGAACCGCTGTAACGGGTATCACCTACATCTTCCCGGTAGGAAACCCCGAGGACGATAATTTTAGAAGCGGCGACGATTCTGCCCATGTTGCGCAGGGCGTCGCGGGTCAGCTGGGCGGCTCGCAGGCCCCGGGTATCGTTGATATTGATGGCTTCCGGGGTAATTTTAAAAATATCATCTTCGAAACCCATCAGGGTATGGTAGGACCAGACCCCGAGGCCGCCGTCCTTGGGCAGGCAGTAGCCGCCAATTCCCGGGCCCGGAAAAATCATGTTGG of the Pseudomonadota bacterium genome contains:
- a CDS encoding response regulator transcription factor, with product MGSVPLFVYVYGPQQLQNELMVELLASKTSLVCRVGDSEHHLPPANDHQEPLIVLWDCSGLSHEELLSRMESYTSQDNPHCRLVFFNVAVGLDVQRDALTCGIWGVFHEHCPLEQLVQGVEAIADGQMWISRWAMSSCLQEFRQTSSSSPGTSLRNLLSSREQEVLQLIADGESNENIAERLFISGHTVKSHLYRIYKKIEVPNRLQAALWAVKNL